The DNA window ACTCCAAATTGTGATAACAATCTCTTCTCAATATGTATGGTCGTGAAATCAATATACTCATTATTATCCTTCTTTTTCGCGTCACCCTCAGCCTGAAAGTTTGCCGAATTCAAAAGCAGTCATGTCAGGACTGCAGGTAGTATTGACTCCCGGCATCTTTCCATAGAGAAAGTACTTTCGGACAGCATTCAAGGTGCAGCTCGAAAGGTGTGCGAAAGATGAGTGCCCGACTCCTTCGTGAACAACAAGGCGACTTCTTGGGAACTTGGCTGCGACCTTCAATGCGCTTGGTAGCGAGGTAGCTGGGTCATATCTACCATTGACCAGGAGGATGGGGTTGCTGGTGTTGACCTGGCGAAGCTTGTTGAGATCAATAGGCTCAACGGCTGAGAATCTCCATTTGACACACTTGATAGTGTCGGGAACAACGACATCGGCAAATGATGATTTTTCATACTGTGCTTGGTACAAGGGAAAGTAATCATCAGGGTCGTTAATGCGGTAGCTGGAGTCGCCGCAAGCAATCGCAGGGAGGATATAATTCATTGAAGAGCTCCATGTCTTGGTTGGAACTGAGGGTTGAGAAGTGTCTGAGCGTTTGGGAGTTTTGTTTGGTTTTTCTCCCTTGAAGAATGCTTCGATCGTGTTTGAGAGTGCTGAGTACAAGGCAGGCCTGTACAGCCCGCTCATGACATTCTGCTTGAGAGTGTAGGCTTCATACGACTCGTCCTTGCTAGCGGTGTCGGCAAAAGCTACCTTGAGCTTTTCATTGAAGGTCTCCAACAGGCTCTCCCCAGTGGTCTTGCTGCCGTGGAAATCTGCCAAAGCGCACGCCTTCTTTCCAGACTTGACGCATTCATCAAAAAAGTTGGCAAGTGACCTTTCAACGTCTGTTATGCTGTCTAACCAAGCGGTGGCAGCATAATCGTCGGCGTTCATGTTGCCATCAAGGACAATTCGTCCGACTCGATTCGGAAACATAGAGGCTACGACTTGCCCAAGGACAGTGCCATAAGAGACACCCCAGTAGTTGAGCTTGTCGCCTTGGCCGAGAGCGTCGACGACGGACATCATATCTCTGGCGACGGCTGTAGTTCCGTAGAATTGTCCCATGTCTTGATTGGCTTCCCAACACCTTTCTGCGAATTCATCACCCTCCTTCCACCAAACCGTCTTAAAGAAATCCCAAGTATATAACTGGGGGAGGTCGTTGAAGTCTCTCGGCTTGAGACCTGTGGTATCTTCGCTGGGGGTTGGTTCAGGGCAAGTGAATGGGATGGTACGACCCGTGCCTCGCGAATCGAATCCAATGATGTCGTATTGTCCATTAACATTATCAGACAATATGGGTCCAAATCCCAGCATGCTCTCGACGGCAGAAGCGCCTGGACCACCAGGGTTGAAGAACATACTACCTTTGTGGGGGGCTTTGGTGGCTTTGAAGCGGATCAGGTCGAGCTTTATGGTTCTGGTGTCGCTTGAGTTGGTATAGTCCAGAGGAACTTGAAGCCTGGCACAGTCGAATTCCTTTTGCATTTCGTTCTGGTCTTTGGTTCCGAAATCCAAGTTGCACTGAGACCACTCGAGAGTAGGTTCCTTCGAGTTAGCTGTGGCGGTGAGAGAAGGTTCCTTCGAGTTCGCTCTGGCAGTGAGAGAGGTGTAAGAGGTGTCACGCAAGTAAAGGGCCTGAGCTGAGTGCAGAAGCACGTAGCCTAAAAGAATGTTTCTGACTCTCATGATGAAGAATGGTTGTGTGTTGAGTGTCTTGGAGAGGAACGTGTCTTCAGAGGTAGATGTCTTCGGAGGAATCTGTGTTGAGAAGAATCATCAATGAGTGAGGGATCACGATCTTATATACGCAGTTATGTTTTTTTGAAAGGAACTTTATTCTGATATGGAGGCCTGCTGAAATCGTGTTTGAAAGCATGGCCTCGCAACCTGATGATAGCGTTTGTTAGCCTTGGAAGCTGCACTGTCATGGTCTTGGATTCTATTCATTAACCTCTGAGCATCGAGATTGCTTATATCAAGGAATATTCAAGTCCGGTTGACGAATCGAATCGTTATTTCCGAGTGATAAATGGCAATTTGCGATGTCAGCCCTGTCACCCTCATATCTCAACAAGCTCAGCCAGCAAGAGCCAGTcataaaataagtattctaACGGTTAAGTAATGCGATTGAAAACATAGACTGAGATAGTTTATTTATCAAGATTAGCTTTCTTCTTGGTTACTAAAAGGTATTTTTAGGTAAACTTTAGACCTTTTAGCTTTTGCCTACggctttttagttttattgcAGTTAATGACAATATGTCTGCGGAGATTGTTcaaataaatcttatattgAGATCTTTTGAATGAAATTAACCTTGTCAATCAATAACAATGCGACTGGCAGGGCGGTCCCCTGAACTCTATGTTGTGGGTGACTAGGTAATGAGAAAAGCTTGAGATGAGGCAGCAGCAACCCCTTTCCCTTCTCCAAAGGTATGTCCCGGACAACGATCCGTCTTGATCATGTATTGTgaaatttatttaattattatatcaCTTTCAATTACTCCCGCGCTAACATGAATCTTCGTGATCGTATGTCTAATCGTCCAGCTCCGCGTATGCAAAGTTGGGGTCCTTGAAACCCCAGTTGCCACCCCTAGCAGTAAGTTAGTATATCATTATGAGACAGTTATAGTAAAACTAACTCGGATTTGGACGCGTTCTTCAGCCAACAGTTGCCATTCTGTCCGTCCATCTCTGCTGACATGCGTTTTGAGAAGACAATACTCCTACATCTAACTCCAGTGTCATTGTCGTCGTCCTTTTGGTTCATATTGCCACAAGCTTCCATGCAGTCGTCGATAGTGTAAGCCAAGAGAGTAACATAGTCAAAGACAACGCCTCCTTCCTTTGCTCTGTCGCCCTGTGGCGCGTTGACGCCACACCACCACTTGAACTCGTAGCCCTTGTTGGACTTGTATCTTGTCTCGTCGTTCATCTTTTCGGGGCAATCCAATTCCAGGTTTGCTACTTTAGAGGGCGACTTGGGAACGTAGGGGATCGTGTCGTTATCGGATGTGCTGTTGTCAAATGTCGGACACGATGTGGGTTCTGCCGTTGCGGAGGGAGCAGATGCAGATTCGGAATCTGCCGAGGTATCCGCTGAACAATCACTATTGTATCGCTGGGTTAATaattgttgttgatgttctCGTGTCTGACATACGATTTGTTCGCCAAAGCTGCGCCCAGTCCTCCGCCCACTCCAGCACCGACGATGATGGCCGTCAATAGAGCGACAAGTCCAGCAAATGCCCATAGTCCTAGACCAAAAGGTGGTCTCTGTCCctttggagctggagcttcATATCCGGCGGGGACGTAATATTGACCATTTTGGCTATATCCTGCTACCTCGGGAGCTTTGGCAGCCTGCTCAGCATGTGTGTCTACCTGGAGACCATCACTATCCGGaagttgttgatgttgactcaTCGTGACCGGATCCGCGACTCGAAATTCGATTAAAGATCGTCAAAAAAACAAACGCGAGATTGAAAGGATGCTGAGAAATGAAGAAAGAGGGCGGACAGGGACCATCAGCCAGAGCCAGGGAGCCATTGGGGGCACAGCTCTGCGCTTTTATAACGACGATCGATGCAACATTGGGTTCGCTAAGAGTAATGAGCCTGGTTTCAAAAAAGGTATTGCAGGCTCTGATCTGTAAGCTGACCATTGGAAATCCGCAAATCAGGGTGTATTTTGGACCCCATGGTATATACCAGGCACCCCTGCGAAATTGAAAGCGGGCTGACGGGTAATAATGGCGCAGCCAGTTGAAATGACACTTCGCGTAAAGCTTGATGTTCTGGGCAAAGGATGATCAAAAGAAATCAGCTTATTCTCTTGGAGAAATAACTCGGACACGTCGACATATCGTTTTATTGTCagtcgttcatcgtctcgAGTGTTCAGCCTTGTTGGGTCCTGTTGCACATGCTCAACGGACAATTTGTGGCTCCAGCTCTAGCGTAGTATCGATGCGACATTTAAGGCTAGCCCTGTCTGCCTTGCCCTGTCACAGAAATGTCGGCAGTCATTTCTGGTGATGACACAAATATGTACAGggtaagtactggctctTGGCAATTGAGGCATCTATTTTCTCAATTTTGAGTGCATGACAAAGCTGAAAAGAACGAAAAGGAAGTGTGAATTTAGAAGGCAGCTTGGGGTTATGCTCGTCATTCCGATCAGGTTTCAATTCTGATCATTGTTGCATGGCGTCGTATGATAGCATCAAACAAGAGTGACCCTTGGTGTTGAATCCTTCGCGCGGAACCGCACTACGATACCACAAACGAACAGGTCATAGCGTAGTTAAAGGAAAACGGTAAATATGTCAGTTGTTCACGGACGCCAAGGCATGCGGGTCAATATTGAGGAAGCCACGGGCCGACATGTCAAATGATGTTGAGGTCAGGATGAATAACCAAGAATTAGACAATCGCGTCCCTTGCTCGTGCTTCCT is part of the Fusarium poae strain DAOMC 252244 chromosome 4, whole genome shotgun sequence genome and encodes:
- a CDS encoding hypothetical protein (SECRETED:SignalP(1-18)~MEROPS:MER0000440) yields the protein MRVRNILLGYVLLHSAQALYLRDTSYTSLTARANSKEPSLTATANSKEPTLEWSQCNLDFGTKDQNEMQKEFDCARLQVPLDYTNSSDTRTIKLDLIRFKATKAPHKGSMFFNPGGPGASAVESMLGFGPILSDNVNGQYDIIGFDSRGTGRTIPFTCPEPTPSEDTTGLKPRDFNDLPQLYTWDFFKTVWWKEGDEFAERCWEANQDMGQFYGTTAVARDMMSVVDALGQGDKLNYWGVSYGTVLGQVVASMFPNRVGRIVLDGNMNADDYAATAWLDSITDVERSLANFFDECVKSGKKACALADFHGSKTTGESLLETFNEKLKVAFADTASKDESYEAYTLKQNVMSGLYRPALYSALSNTIEAFFKGEKPNKTPKRSDTSQPSVPTKTWSSSMNYILPAIACGDSSYRINDPDDYFPLYQAQYEKSSFADVVVPDTIKCVKWRFSAVEPIDLNKLRQVNTSNPILLVNGRYDPATSLPSALKVAAKFPRSRLVVHEGVGHSSFAHLSSCTLNAVRKYFLYGKMPGVNTTCSPDMTAFEFGKLSG
- a CDS encoding hypothetical protein (TransMembrane:1 (i59-87o)); translation: MSQHQQLPDSDGLQVDTHAEQAAKAPEVAGYSQNGQYYVPAGYEAPAPKGQRPPFGLGLWAFAGLVALLTAIIVGAGVGGGLGAALANKSDCSADTSADSESASAPSATAEPTSCPTFDNSTSDNDTIPYVPKSPSKVANLELDCPEKMNDETRYKSNKGYEFKWWCGVNAPQGDRAKEGGVVFDYVTLLAYTIDDCMEACGNMNQKDDDNDTGVRCRSIVFSKRMSAEMDGQNGNCWLKNASKSEGGNWGFKDPNFAYAELDD